The nucleotide sequence ATGCGGCGATCAAGGTATCCCGACAGCAACAATTACAGTTACTGGCCCTGACGGAGCTTCTAAAACTGATGCTGCAACAGGAACTGGCCCTGTAGATGCTGTTTATCAAGCTATAAATAGAGTTATAAATGTAGATAATGAACTAACTGAATTTAGTGTCAAATCTGTTACTGAAGGTATTGATGCTGTGGGTGAAGTAGTTATTAGAATTGTTAGTCAAGAGGCAGAATACGTCGGTAGAGGTGCAGATACTGATATAATTGTTGCTTCTGCTAAAGCTTATATGAACGCTCTTAATCGACTATTAAGTATTGGTGTTACTAACTAGAAAGAATTCTTTGTATTTTCGATAATTTAAGAGAGGGAATCATGGGGAAAACGCTATTTGATAAAATTTGGGATGAACATGTGGTTGTTCAAGATATAGATAAACCGTCATTGTTGTATATTGATTTACATTTAATTCATGAAGTGACATCACCACAAGCATTTGATGGTCTTCGAGAGAACAATCGAAAAGTTAGAAGACCAGAACTTACTATTGCTACAGTAGATCATAACGTACCTACCAAAGATAGACACTTACCGATAGCAGACCAAATTTCAAGAACACAAATTGAGTATTTAGATAGAAATGTTAAAGAATTTGGTATTACCTATTATGGAATGAATAGTGCCGGGCAAGGTATTGTTCATGTGATTGGGCCAGAACAAGGATATACTCAACCAGGCAAAACAATTGTTTGCGGTGACTCTCACACATCTACTCATGGAGCTTTTGGGGCACTAGCCTTTGGTATCGGAACTTCTGAAGTAGAACATGTACTAGCCACACAATGTTTACGTCAAAGCAAACCCAAAACAATGGAAGTTAGAGTAGATGGCACATTGCCTTTTGGGGTTACTGCTAAAGATATAATCTTGGGTGTAATAGGTCAAATAGGCGTCGATGGTGCTGTAGGGCATGTTATTGAGTATACAGGTGAGGCAATTCGTTCTTTATCGATGGAAGGCAGAATGACTGTTTGTAACATGTCAATTGAAGCTGGAGGTCGAGCAGGAATGATTGCCCCGGACGAAACTACTTATGAATATTTAAAAGGACGGCCTCACTGTCCTAAAGGAAGAAACTTTGATAAAGCTATTGAAAAATGGGATCAATACAAAAGTGATCCTGATGCTGAATATGATAAAGTAGTTATAATCAATGCTGAAGATTTAGCTCCTTTTGTAACTTGGGGTACTAACCCAGGGATGGTTGCAAAAGTTACAGACTCTGTACCTGATCCTGATTCTTTTGAATTAGAGAGTCAACAATTAGCAGGGCAAAAAGCTTTGCAATATATGCAACTAGATGCTGGTACGCCAATAACAGATATATCATTAGATAGGGTGTTTATTGGATCATGTACTAATTCCCGTATTGAAGACTTACGTGCAGCAGCAGAAGTTGTTAAAGGGTACACTGTAAGTGAAACAGTTAGTGCAATGGTGGTTCCTGGATCATTTAAAGTTAAAGAGAAAGCTGAAAAAGAAGGATTAGATCGAATATTTAAAGAATCTGGATTTGAATGGCGTGATGCGGGCTGCTCTATGTGTTTAGGAATGAATCCAGATATTTTATCTCCTGGAGAAAGATGCGCTTCTACTTCAAATAGAAATTTTGAAGGTAGGCAAGGACCAGGTGGTCTTACTCATTTAGTAAGCCCACAAATGGCAGCAGCAGCTGCAATTCAAGGCACTTTTGTTGATATTAGAGACTGGTCTTTTAAATAAAATAATAAAGGGATATATTCATGGAAAAATATAATAAAACAAATGGAAAAGTCCTTCCTTTAGATCGAGCTAATGTGGATACTGATCAAATTATACCTGCAAAGTACTTAAAACGAGTGGAAAAAACAGGATTCGGTCAATATTTATTCGATGCTTGGCGAAAATTACCAGATGGATCTTTAAACCCAGATTTCATTTTAAATGATGAGCGTTATACTGGGGCAACTATTTTGGTTGCTGGGCCTAATTTTGGAAGTGGATCTTCGCGAGAACATGCACCGTGGGCTTTAAATGATTATGGCTTTAGAACTATTTTAGCCCCGAGTTTTGCTGATATTTTTAGAAATAACTGCTTTCAGAATGGGATGTTGCCGATAGTTTTAGATCAAGAAATTATTGATAAGATTATCCAAAAATCTTCGAAAAATCCAGACTACTCATTAACAGTAGATCTTGAGAGTGGTGTTATTAGCGATTCTGAAGAATTAACAATTGAATTCACAATTGATTCTTTTAAAAAACACTGCCTGATCGAAGGATTAGATGATATTGGTTTGACTTTGTCTGAAGAATCAATGATCAAAAACTTTGAATCGAGACACGTGATAAGTTAGATTTAGATTATGTCTTTTTCATTTAATATTGATAGCAATTATGGAAATGCCAGAGCCGGTACGCTGACGGTCGATGGTAATACGATTACAACTCCTGTATTTATGCCTGTTGCTACGAAATCAGCAGTACGTACTTTATCTTCAAAAGATTTAATTGACCTCAATTTTGATATTATTTTAAGTAATACCTATCATTTATATTTAACACCTGGAACTGATGTACTTTCAAAATTTGCAGGCCTGCATAATTTTATGAAATGGCCTAAATCTATTCTCACTGATAGTGGTGGTTATCAAGTATTTAGCTTAAATAAAAATACTAAAATTAGTGAAGATGGAGTTGTTTTTAAATCTCATATCGATGGTTCTGCACATTTATTTACACCTGAATCAGTAATGGAAATTCAACAAATTATAGGATCAAATATTGTTATGCCATTAGATCATTGTATATACTCTGAAGATGATGAATTATCAGTAAGAAACTCAATGCAAAGAACCCATGACTGGTTAGTACGGTCTGTTAAATCACATAATAGTTCTAGTAGTGCGTTGTTTGGAATTGTACAAGGAGGGATATATTCTAATTTGCGCAAAGAGTCCTGCCTTTTTGAGGCAGAACTAGACTTGCCAGGCTATTCTATTGGAGGATTAGCTGTAGGTGAAAATAAATCAACAATGTATAGAATAGTTGAAGAATGCAATGAATATCTTCCTGTAGAAAAACCAAGATATTTAATGGGAGTCGGCTCTCCGGAAGATTTAGTAACCTGTGTAAGTTTGGGTGTAGACATGTTCGATTGCGTACTGCCTACTAGAATTGCCAGAAATGGAGCCATTTTTACTAAAAAGGGCCGAAAGAATATCAAAAAATCCGCGAATAAGTTATTAGATATACCGTTAGAAGATGATTGTATTTGCGAATGTTGCCAAAATTATTCAACTGGGTATATACATCAATTATTTAAAGTTTCTGAAATTCTTGGTTATCGGTTAGCAACGATTCATAATTTGTTTTTTTTAAAAAAACTTATGGGTGATATACGTGAATCTATTTTAAACAATACATTTAATTCTTTTAAAAATGAATTTCTTAGTAATTATCACCCAACAGATGAGATTGCACGAATGGCCCAAAAAAAACAATGGCTAGAGAGTAGAAATATTACTCAATATTAGGGTGTTTCTTGTAGAAAGGATTTTCTTGCTCATATGCCCATGCAGCCTGATAAATCGTAGATTCATCAAAATAAGGTCCAGCAATTTGGAATCCTAATGGAAGTCCGTTTGTTGCTAATCCTGTAGGGATTGCACAAGCAGGATGTCCAGTTATATTGAAAACGGTTCGGGCTTGTCTTGGATAAGTTCTAGCTAATGTTTCAGGTTCATCGATTCGACACGCTGCTTCCATACTAGAAGCAGTCATAATTAAATCGAAATTTTTAAATTGGCTATTGATTTCTTGAGCCAGTTTTATACGGGTTCGCTGTGCACTAACATAATCTTCCCCGTTTATGAAAAGGCCTGGCATCAGTCTTGTACGAGTTGCCTTACTGTAATCACCTGGGCGTTCTTTGTACCATTTGTTATGAATCGATAATGCTTCACAGTACATTATTATCGAGTTACAAGAAGAAAAATGATTTAACGGTGAAACATGAATTTCTTCTACTATAGCACCAAGTTTTTTAAATGTATCGGCTGCATTGTCAATAGCTTTACACATTTCATCGTCAGATTTTAAGTCAGTCGTATAGAAATGGCGGATCAATCCTATGCGTAACCCCTTGACTCCTTTTTGTAGAAATTCTGTAAAATCTGGAAGCTTTTGGTTTTTTTCAGTACTGGGGTCGTTATTATCATAGCCTGCGATAGCATTCAAAAGTATTGCATTATCTTCTACAGTTCTTGTCATCGGGCCAACGTGGTCAAGAGAGAAACTTAATGGCACTACACCTGCTTTACTCACTCTCCCATATGTCGCTTTCATTCCTACTATTCCACAAGAAGTAGCTGGATTTCTGACGGACCCCCCTGTATCGGTGCCTAATGCTGCAGGTATCATTCCACTTGCAACAGCTGAACCAGAGCCACTCGATGAACCTCCTGGGTGATGGTTGATATTCCAGGGGTTTCTGGCAGGCGGAAATGGAAGATCAAAGGCAGGCCCCCCAATAGCAAATTCATGCAAAGCTAATTTCCCCATTAAAATACCGCCAGAAGAATCTAATTTATCACTCACATATGCATTTTTCCGAGGCATATTATCAATTAGTATTTTTGAATGTGCTGTTGTTTCAAATCCGACAACGTCAATAATATCTTTTAGTCCATAAGGTATACCTGTCAAAGTTCCTAGAGATTTATTTTTAGATATTAGATCTTCTGCTCTTTTTGCATCTGAGATAGCTCTTTCAGGTGTGAATTTTATATATGCATTTAATTTAGGATCAAGTTGTTCAGTTCTTGATATTAATGCTTGTGTGTATTCTACAGGAGATAATTCCTTAGCTTGAATTGCTTTAGATGCCTGTTTGATTGTTAACCAGTGTAGATCATTCATTGTTGTATGTATTTATTTTATTTGGAGTAAAGACATTTGATGGTTCGTCATACATATGATGAGTGTTTGGAATAGTATCTATTAGGGTTTCAGCTATTTTTTTTGCAGAAATTATTTCATCTGAAAATTTGTCCACAAGTATTTTAAAACCTGATTCCTTAAATTTATTAAACAATATTTCTGATTCTGTGCTCATACTATATTCCTTTTTATCTCCCACCTGCAACGGCAGGGACGATACTTACCTCATCACCAGATTGGGTTGGTGTTTTCATTCCTTCTATAAATCGAATATCTTCCCCGTTAAGATAAATATTAACAAAATATCTTAATTCACCATCTTCATCGCATAATCTTTCTTTCATTCCGTTGTATTCTTCTTCAAGCAAATCAATTAACTCTCCAATATTTTCAGCAGTTACTTCTACTTGATCTAATTCGTTTGTTAATTTCCTTAATGGGCCAGGGATTCTAACTTTTATACCCATCGATTTCCCCTCCAATTACGTTTATTTTATCCTTCTACTAGTGATTCATTATTTGCATCATCATTTAAGTCATCTACAGTGACTCCAGATGTTTTTGTCCATTCTAGGCATTTGGCTATTTCATTATCAGGACCGTCAATATCAAGAATAACCCAACCCATTTCTGGTCGAACATCAGCCCTTCTTATATTTGTTATTACGTTAAATTTTTTAGTAATGCTATATATAATAGGTTCAGTAACTAAATTAGTAGGGAATGTAAATTTTACGCGTTTTACTGACATTTTTAATATCCTCCCTTAGAATTTTAGCGTATATAGATACAGTGATGCATCAAATAATAACTAATAATTGTTTAGGGATTATAACAAAAACCTTAACAATTTGATAGTGAAGGGAAGGGTTCAGACCATTTAAGGCCTGAAATATAATTCTTTTTTTAACCTGCGTTTATTTTTTAATCTAGTTCCAGGTTGTAAACCAAATACTGAAAATCAGTAAAATAAACGTCGACTTAAGGAATCCATTTAAGGAATCTCCCTAGAAAGGAGGTGATCCAGCCGCACCTTCCGGTACAGCTACCTTGTTACGACTTCGTCCCAGTCACCAACCCCACCCTCGGCAGCTGCCCCCCAAAGGGTTAGCTCACTGACTTCAAGTGTTGTCGACTTCCATGACGTGACGGGCGGTGTGTACAAGCCCCGGGAACGTATTCACCGCAGTATTCTGACCTGCGGTTACTAGCAGCTCCACGTTCATGCAGGCGGGTTGCAGCCTGCAATCCCCACTGAGACCGGCTTTTAGGGATTAGCTCCAGCTTGCGCTTTGGCGACCCGTTGTCCCGGCCATTGTAGCGTGTGTGTAGCCCAGGGTGTAAGAGCCATGCTGACTTGACGTCATCCCCACCTTCCTCCCCTTTTTGTGGGGCAGTCTGACTAGAGAAAACAACTAACCACAGGGGTTGCGCTCGTTGCGGGACTTAACCCAACACCTCACGGCACGAGCTGACGACAGCCATGCAGCACCTGTACTAGCTCCCCGAGGGGTCCATCACCTTTCGGATCAGTACTACTAGTATGTCAAACCCTGGTAAGGTTCTTCGCTTAGCATCGAATTAAACCACACGCTCCGCTGCTTGTGCGGGGCCCCGTCAATTCCTTTGAGTTTTAGTCTTGCGACCGTAGTTCCCAGGCGGGATACTTAACGCGTTAGCTTCAGCACAGAAGGGGTCGATACCCCCCATACTCAGTATCCATCGTTTATGGCATGGACTACCCGGGTATCTAATCCGGTTTGCTACCCATGCTTTCGCGCCTCAGTGTCAGGTGCAGCCCAGAAAGCCGCTTTCGCCACTGGTGTTCCTCATGATATCTACGCATTTCACCACTACACCATGAATTCCACTTTCCTCTACTGCCCTCTAGCTTAGAAGTATTCTTGCACCCCTCCCAGTTAAGCCGGGAGATTTCAACAAAAACTTTCTATGCCACCTGCACGCCCTTTACGCCCAATAAATCCGGACAACGCTTGCCTCCTACGTATTACCGCGGCTGCTGGCACGTAGTTAGCCGAGGCTTATTCCTGAGGTACCGTCCTTACTCTTCCCTCAGAAAAGAAGTTTACAACCCTAGAGCCTTCTTCCTTCACGCGGCGTCGCTGCGTCAGACTTTCGTCCATTGCGCAAGATTCCCTGCTGCTGCCTCCCGTAGGAGTGGGGGCCGTGTCGCAGTCCCCCTCTGACTGATCGTCCTCTCAGACCAGTTACCCGTCGTAGGCTTGGTAGGCCATTACCCCACCAACAACCTGATAAGCCGCAAGCCCGTCCTCGGGCGACCGAAGCCTTTACATTGAAATCATTTGACTTCAAAGACTATGCGGTATTAGCATTGGTTTCCCAATGTTATTCCCCACCCAAGGGTTGGTTACTTACGTGTTACTCAGCCGTCTGCCACTGATCCACCGACCGAAGTCGGGTTCACCGTTCGACTTGCATGCATTAAGCGCGCCGCCAGCGTTCGTCCTGAGCCAGGATCAAACTCTCAGCTCAAAAACCTTCCATTCACTATCAAATTGTTAAGGTAAATAGTCTAAAGTCTGTTTAAAGAGAACCTGGCGGATTCTATTATTAAAAAAACAAAAGACAACTATCTAAAGAATTGCTCTTTAGGTAAAAAGCTATAGTAGTTAATTTAGACATATATGTCAAGGCTAAACAACAGATTTAATCAAATCTAATGAATTTTGTTATAAATAATACCTTTGGGATCGGATTATTCTATAAAAACAGGATCCATTCATGATTAAGCTTTAAGTTCATTCATATACTTTTTTACTAAACTCATGCTAGAGGATACTAATTAATAGATATAAATACATAATTTATAGATGGAGATTTTCGAGCTTGTTTTCCAGTGCTTTTTGTCGTAACGACATTGTGAGATCTCCACGAGTTCTTTCAAGTACTCCTCGTAATTGATCTACGGTTCTGCGTAATCCCCCAGTAACTGCTTCTGGATAATCTATTCCTGCAAGCATGCTATATGTTTCATCCATGCATTCCATCCATGTTTCACATGAGTCTAAATTGTCAGAACGCAAAGCATCCAGAATTGTCCTTCGTAGTTCGCTAGCAGCTTCTGCTATACCATTTAAATATGGGGATATTTGTACACTCAACTCAATAGCAGTAGGAATTTCCTTATTCGTTAGAAAAGCCAAAGCAACATTAGCTTCAGTAAATTCTTTTTGGGCATCTAGGACGTATCCTGAAGACATTATTGGTGTGTTTTCAATACTTTCGTTATTGATCTTATCAATAAGTATTTTTGCTTCACTAACTAGTTTTAAGCTTTCATTAAACTCTTTTCGATGAGCATTTTTTATTGCGGCTGAACATAAGTGAATGATCTGCCGTGTAAGTGGATAAACTGTTTCTCGCTTACTATGGATACTTTCAAGATCTTTCTTGGAAGATTCTATATTGGTTTCGATTGATTTAATTATATTATTCATAGTTCTTTCTCTTAGTTTAATTTATTAATTACTGAATCCGTGTATTTTGTCGACAAGTATCTTAGTTGATTTTTCTGGGTCGTCTGACAAACTTACAGCACTAATTACACAAATACTGTCAGCTCCAGCTTCCAGTACTAGATCGATATTATTTATATTAATTCCTCCAATTGCAACAATTGGTGGTAAAGGGGATAGTTGTTTTATTTCAGTTAGATAACTTAGAGAAGAAGGCCTTGTGTTAGATTTTGAGTCTGTAGTAAACATTGCACCAATTGCAATGTAATCAGCGCCGTCTTTTATCGAAATTTTACTTTCTTCTATATTGTTGTTTGAGGTACCGATAAATTGATTAGGTTGTAGTATTTTCTTAGAGTATGAATATGGTAAGTCATTTTGACCTATATGGAGCCCATGAGAATCTGAAGCTACAGCCAAGTCTGCATGGTCATTTATTATTAATGCTGCATTATATTCTTCACAAAGTTTTCTTAATTCAATTGCGATTTTTAATTGTATCCCTTTGTCATTTTGTTTATCCCTCAATTGGATAGCTGTAGTTCCTCCTGATAGGGTTGCTTTTGCTAATTCGATAATTGAACTGGTTTTCATTATTTCAGGGTCCAAAATAACATAAAGTCCTTTAACTCTATTGACTAAACTTTTAGTAACGTTTGAATCTTTCATAGATCTAATCCTTCGGGTAAAGTTCCTTCTCTTGCAGCATCGATAGATTCTCTTATTGAACTAGGCATTTCCATGTTCCAGTCTGAGAAGTTTTTT is from SAR202 cluster bacterium and encodes:
- the leuC gene encoding 3-isopropylmalate dehydratase large subunit, translating into MGKTLFDKIWDEHVVVQDIDKPSLLYIDLHLIHEVTSPQAFDGLRENNRKVRRPELTIATVDHNVPTKDRHLPIADQISRTQIEYLDRNVKEFGITYYGMNSAGQGIVHVIGPEQGYTQPGKTIVCGDSHTSTHGAFGALAFGIGTSEVEHVLATQCLRQSKPKTMEVRVDGTLPFGVTAKDIILGVIGQIGVDGAVGHVIEYTGEAIRSLSMEGRMTVCNMSIEAGGRAGMIAPDETTYEYLKGRPHCPKGRNFDKAIEKWDQYKSDPDAEYDKVVIINAEDLAPFVTWGTNPGMVAKVTDSVPDPDSFELESQQLAGQKALQYMQLDAGTPITDISLDRVFIGSCTNSRIEDLRAAAEVVKGYTVSETVSAMVVPGSFKVKEKAEKEGLDRIFKESGFEWRDAGCSMCLGMNPDILSPGERCASTSNRNFEGRQGPGGLTHLVSPQMAAAAAIQGTFVDIRDWSFK
- the leuD gene encoding 3-isopropylmalate dehydratase small subunit is translated as MEKYNKTNGKVLPLDRANVDTDQIIPAKYLKRVEKTGFGQYLFDAWRKLPDGSLNPDFILNDERYTGATILVAGPNFGSGSSREHAPWALNDYGFRTILAPSFADIFRNNCFQNGMLPIVLDQEIIDKIIQKSSKNPDYSLTVDLESGVISDSEELTIEFTIDSFKKHCLIEGLDDIGLTLSEESMIKNFESRHVIS
- the tgt gene encoding tRNA guanosine(34) transglycosylase Tgt; translation: MSFSFNIDSNYGNARAGTLTVDGNTITTPVFMPVATKSAVRTLSSKDLIDLNFDIILSNTYHLYLTPGTDVLSKFAGLHNFMKWPKSILTDSGGYQVFSLNKNTKISEDGVVFKSHIDGSAHLFTPESVMEIQQIIGSNIVMPLDHCIYSEDDELSVRNSMQRTHDWLVRSVKSHNSSSSALFGIVQGGIYSNLRKESCLFEAELDLPGYSIGGLAVGENKSTMYRIVEECNEYLPVEKPRYLMGVGSPEDLVTCVSLGVDMFDCVLPTRIARNGAIFTKKGRKNIKKSANKLLDIPLEDDCICECCQNYSTGYIHQLFKVSEILGYRLATIHNLFFLKKLMGDIRESILNNTFNSFKNEFLSNYHPTDEIARMAQKKQWLESRNITQY
- a CDS encoding amidase, whose translation is MNDLHWLTIKQASKAIQAKELSPVEYTQALISRTEQLDPKLNAYIKFTPERAISDAKRAEDLISKNKSLGTLTGIPYGLKDIIDVVGFETTAHSKILIDNMPRKNAYVSDKLDSSGGILMGKLALHEFAIGGPAFDLPFPPARNPWNINHHPGGSSSGSGSAVASGMIPAALGTDTGGSVRNPATSCGIVGMKATYGRVSKAGVVPLSFSLDHVGPMTRTVEDNAILLNAIAGYDNNDPSTEKNQKLPDFTEFLQKGVKGLRIGLIRHFYTTDLKSDDEMCKAIDNAADTFKKLGAIVEEIHVSPLNHFSSCNSIIMYCEALSIHNKWYKERPGDYSKATRTRLMPGLFINGEDYVSAQRTRIKLAQEINSQFKNFDLIMTASSMEAACRIDEPETLARTYPRQARTVFNITGHPACAIPTGLATNGLPLGFQIAGPYFDESTIYQAAWAYEQENPFYKKHPNIE
- a CDS encoding MoaD/ThiS family protein, which produces MGIKVRIPGPLRKLTNELDQVEVTAENIGELIDLLEEEYNGMKERLCDEDGELRYFVNIYLNGEDIRFIEGMKTPTQSGDEVSIVPAVAGGR
- a CDS encoding FeS-binding protein codes for the protein MSVKRVKFTFPTNLVTEPIIYSITKKFNVITNIRRADVRPEMGWVILDIDGPDNEIAKCLEWTKTSGVTVDDLNDDANNESLVEG
- a CDS encoding haloacid dehalogenase, producing MNNIIKSIETNIESSKKDLESIHSKRETVYPLTRQIIHLCSAAIKNAHRKEFNESLKLVSEAKILIDKINNESIENTPIMSSGYVLDAQKEFTEANVALAFLTNKEIPTAIELSVQISPYLNGIAEAASELRRTILDALRSDNLDSCETWMECMDETYSMLAGIDYPEAVTGGLRRTVDQLRGVLERTRGDLTMSLRQKALENKLENLHL
- the thiE gene encoding thiamine phosphate synthase, whose amino-acid sequence is MKDSNVTKSLVNRVKGLYVILDPEIMKTSSIIELAKATLSGGTTAIQLRDKQNDKGIQLKIAIELRKLCEEYNAALIINDHADLAVASDSHGLHIGQNDLPYSYSKKILQPNQFIGTSNNNIEESKISIKDGADYIAIGAMFTTDSKSNTRPSSLSYLTEIKQLSPLPPIVAIGGININNIDLVLEAGADSICVISAVSLSDDPEKSTKILVDKIHGFSN